In one Bacillota bacterium genomic region, the following are encoded:
- the spoVG gene encoding septation regulator SpoVG, with product MNITDVRIRRINLEGKMKAIVSVTFDDEFVVHDVKVVEGPNGLFVAMPSRKTPEGEFRDIAHPISSAAREVLQRAVLKAYQEAI from the coding sequence ATGAATATTACCGATGTCAGGATCAGGCGGATTAACCTCGAAGGCAAGATGAAGGCCATTGTGTCGGTGACTTTTGATGATGAATTTGTTGTCCATGATGTAAAGGTCGTTGAGGGACCAAACGGATTGTTTGTAGCGATGCCCAGCCGAAAAACCCCGGAGGGGGAATTTCGCGATATAGCGCATCCTATTTCGTCAGCGGCCCGGGAGGTACTTCAACGGGCGGTGTTGAAAGCTTACCAGGAAGCCATTTAA